The Cryptococcus neoformans var. neoformans B-3501A chromosome 7, whole genome shotgun sequence genome window below encodes:
- a CDS encoding hypothetical protein (Match to EST gb|CF193148.1|CF193148) yields MPLDNGTSTFADIDRPVNSAVPSKAFYFQRSMDLQYHALRIASWDPYFEEYLQALVEHVYIQYLPYNNFLSQDRDIWRIANTDYSFWFSTFDLGHLRTRDPESGKLSTFFNIPMHLAVIGHMGEETSYKPSSAVGVRVPDGALVAYSVHKKSEFPTSSPSPTSTPTAPNFDRLHLSPFFPQMAKMDDEDFLLTVVTPLILEIKAEDHPLTEGWIQLCGYSLSSFQACRCRWGLFQRGGMFGRLMVLGEVNEEGIAIEYRDPTRDSKDDGDDDEPPKVLKNVDEFELFLKSPRGTGTLPHRLFTNSTLSADGDLDPIGVKVAHATIQMGIDLIKTLPIDRPLGRLPDPPDSDLLSSINVCLRDMINNDETNQHLVHPFQHLSFQNEAASATIQEEAVDKTDMEKEDSSDCCESYESDSYMSIDEEESEQEWWTMGRVEKDLLKEKGDKAYVEAMCKVLRDKGTPFFLLSPSQFDKLSS; encoded by the exons ATGCCCCTCGACAATGGAACCAGCACGTTTGCCGACATCGATAGACCTGTCAATTCCGCTGTTCCCTCTAAAGCCTTCTATTTTCAGAGAAGTATGGATCTACAGTATCATGCGCTTCGTATCGCCAGTTGGGACCCTTATTTTGAAGAATATCTTCAAGCACTAGTCGAGCATGTATACATTCAGTACTTGCCCTATAACAACTTCCTATCTCAAGATCGGGATATCTGGCGGATAGCAAACACAGATTATAGCTTTTGGTTCTCTACGTTTGACCTCGGACACCTCAGGACTCGTGATCCCGAGAGCGGAAAGCTGTCGACATTCTTCAATATCCCCATGCATTTAGCGGTAATTGGCCATATGGGCGAAGAAACATCTTACAAACCATCAAGTGCCGTTGGCGTTCGTGTACCGGATGGCGCCCTTGTAGCCTACAGTGTACACAAG AAATCCGAGTTCccaacttcttccccgAGCCCCACCTCAACGCCCACTGCTCCGAACTTTGATCGCCTGCATCTCagccccttctttccccagATGGCCAAAATGGACGACGAAGATTTCCTCTTGACAGTTGTCACACCCCTTATACTGGAGATCAAGGCTGAAGACCACCCTTTGACTGAGGGTTGGATCCAACTCTGTGGTTACTCGCTCAGCTCCTTTCAGGCCTGCCGCTGCCGATGGGGTTTGTTTCAGCGCGGAGGCATGTTTGGCAGGTTGATGGTATTGGGAGAAGTCAATGAGGAGGGCATTGCGATTGAGTACAGGGATCCTACGAGAGACTCTAAGGAcgatggcgatgatgatgagcccCCAAAGGTCTTGAAGAATGTTGATGAATTTGAGCTGTTCTTGAAGAGCCCCAGAGGTACCGGTACGCTTCCTCATCGGCTATTCACCAATAGCACCCTCAGTGCCGACGGAGATCTCGATCCAATTGGAGTCAAGGTCGCCCATGCCACCATTCAGATGGGCATCGACCTCATCAAGACACTCCCTATCGATCGCCCCCTCGGCCGCCTACCGGACCCTCCCGACAGCGATCTCCTCTCATCGATCAATGTCTGTCTAAGAGACATGATTAATAATG ACGAAACAAATCAGCACCTCGTTCACCCCTTTCAACATTTATCCTTTCAAAACGAAGCAGCATCTGCCACGATTCAGGAGGAAGCTGTCGACAAAACCGatatggagaaggaag actcTTCAGACTGTTGCGAAAGCTACGAGTCTGACTCATATATGTCGAtagacgaggaggagagtgagCAGGAATGGTGGACTATGGGCCGGGTGGAAAAGGATTTgctgaaggagaaaggggaCAAGGCCTACGTTGAGGCTATGTGCAAGGTCCTAAGAGATAAAGGAAcccctttcttcctgcTTTCCCCGTCCCAATTTGACAAGCTGTCCTCATGA